The following coding sequences are from one Lipingzhangella halophila window:
- a CDS encoding MarR family winged helix-turn-helix transcriptional regulator produces MTAMAPTSTEPDLSFLLDHAGHVLRTQMAAALAEIGLTARMHCVLVHALEEERTQIQLAEIGDMDKTTMVVTVDSLEKAGLVERRPSSRDRRARIIAVTEEGARAAEQSQRIVDRVHAQAFAALPDDEREVFLRAFRRLVEGHLATPAQSPQPVRRARQHEK; encoded by the coding sequence ATGACCGCCATGGCTCCCACCAGCACTGAGCCGGACCTCTCGTTCCTGCTGGACCACGCCGGCCACGTCCTGCGGACCCAGATGGCCGCGGCACTCGCCGAGATCGGACTCACCGCCCGCATGCACTGCGTTCTGGTGCACGCTCTGGAGGAGGAACGCACCCAGATCCAGCTCGCCGAGATCGGCGACATGGACAAGACCACGATGGTGGTGACGGTCGACTCCCTGGAGAAGGCGGGACTGGTCGAGCGCCGCCCGTCCAGCAGGGACCGGCGGGCGCGGATCATCGCGGTCACCGAGGAAGGCGCGCGGGCCGCCGAACAGAGCCAGCGGATCGTCGACCGGGTGCACGCCCAGGCGTTCGCGGCGCTTCCCGACGATGAGCGCGAGGTGTTCCTGCGCGCCTTCAGGCGCCTGGTCGAGGGGCATCTGGCCACCCCCGCGCAGAGCCCGCAACCGGTGAGGCGGGCACGCCAGCACGAAAAATAG
- a CDS encoding MarR family winged helix-turn-helix transcriptional regulator yields MTTHQGENPLSLDSQLCFAIYAASRAVSGLYRELLADLGLTYPQYLVMLVLWERDSIPVKDLGAALRLDSGTLSPLLRRMAQRGLLRRTRSAGDERVVLVALTEDGAALRERALDIPARVLCGTGIPRDKAAELRGLLDQITESAGSAGPHPAR; encoded by the coding sequence ATGACCACGCACCAGGGGGAAAATCCGCTCTCTCTCGACAGCCAGCTCTGCTTCGCCATCTACGCCGCGTCCCGGGCCGTCTCCGGGCTCTACCGTGAGCTACTCGCCGACTTGGGGCTCACTTACCCGCAGTACCTGGTGATGCTGGTGCTGTGGGAGCGCGACTCCATTCCGGTCAAGGATCTGGGGGCGGCGCTGCGGCTCGACTCGGGCACGTTGTCGCCGCTGCTGCGCAGGATGGCCCAGCGCGGGCTGCTCCGGCGGACCCGCAGTGCCGGGGATGAGCGGGTGGTGCTGGTCGCCCTGACCGAGGACGGCGCGGCGTTGCGCGAGCGCGCGCTGGACATTCCCGCGCGCGTGCTGTGTGGTACCGGGATTCCCCGGGACAAGGCGGCGGAGCTGCGCGGCCTGCTCGACCAGATCACCGAGTCGGCCGGGAGCGCTGGACCCCATCCGGCGCGGTGA
- a CDS encoding MFS transporter → MPAATTPTAPPSRWLALGVITTGTLMNILDGSIVTVALPTIQDDLGFSPASLSWVVNAYLIAFGSLLLLSGRLGDLIGRKRVFLAGTGVFTLASLLAGAATSPFALIAARFLQGAGGALASAVSLGILVTLFTEPAQRAKAIAIFSFTGAAGASIGQVLGGVLTEYLSWNWIFLINLPIGLAALAIAVPVLPTDRGLGLAAGADILGALLVTAGLMLGVTTAVRAEEHGWASGPTLGLGALAAVLLAGFALRQAKARTPLMPPRILRSRAVVGANLIQILMVAALFSFQVFIALYMQRVLDYGAATTGLAMLPSAIIIGAMSLGVSARLIGRFGERVVLLTGLALLVGLLCLLARLPVHADYLTDLLPVMLLAGGFGLALPALTALAMSGATDDDAGLASGLFNTTQQVGMAMGVAVLSTLAASRTDEMLAAGANQAEALTGGYHLAFGIGAALLATALTIALTVLRRPTPTPGPSPRERESATQTTASETTER, encoded by the coding sequence ATGCCCGCCGCAACCACCCCCACAGCGCCCCCGTCACGCTGGCTCGCCCTCGGTGTGATCACCACGGGGACCCTGATGAACATCCTCGACGGCAGCATCGTCACCGTGGCGCTGCCAACCATCCAAGACGACCTGGGATTCTCCCCCGCCAGCCTGAGCTGGGTCGTCAACGCCTACCTCATCGCGTTCGGCAGCCTGCTCCTGCTCTCCGGACGCCTGGGCGACCTCATCGGCCGCAAGCGCGTGTTCCTGGCCGGAACCGGCGTGTTCACCCTCGCCTCGCTCCTGGCGGGCGCCGCCACCAGCCCCTTCGCGCTCATCGCCGCCCGCTTCCTCCAGGGCGCCGGCGGCGCCCTGGCCTCCGCCGTCAGCCTGGGCATCCTCGTGACACTGTTCACCGAGCCCGCACAGCGAGCCAAAGCCATCGCCATATTCAGCTTCACCGGTGCCGCCGGCGCATCGATCGGCCAGGTACTCGGCGGAGTCCTCACCGAATACCTCTCCTGGAACTGGATCTTCCTCATCAACCTGCCCATCGGCCTGGCCGCACTGGCCATCGCAGTACCCGTGCTGCCCACCGACCGCGGGCTCGGCCTGGCCGCCGGCGCCGACATCCTGGGCGCCCTCCTGGTCACCGCCGGGCTGATGCTGGGGGTCACCACGGCGGTCAGAGCCGAAGAGCACGGCTGGGCCTCGGGCCCCACCCTCGGCCTGGGCGCCCTCGCCGCCGTACTGCTCGCCGGATTCGCCCTCCGCCAGGCCAAGGCCAGGACCCCGCTCATGCCACCGCGGATCCTGCGTTCGCGCGCCGTCGTGGGAGCCAACCTGATCCAGATCCTGATGGTGGCCGCGCTGTTCTCCTTCCAGGTCTTCATCGCCCTCTACATGCAGAGGGTGCTCGACTACGGCGCCGCCACGACCGGGCTGGCGATGCTGCCCTCGGCAATCATCATCGGCGCGATGTCGCTGGGAGTCTCCGCCCGGCTCATCGGGCGTTTCGGCGAGCGCGTCGTCCTGCTGACGGGCTTGGCGCTGCTGGTCGGACTGCTTTGCCTGCTCGCCCGCCTGCCCGTGCACGCCGACTACCTCACCGACCTGCTCCCGGTGATGCTGCTCGCCGGGGGCTTCGGGCTGGCCTTGCCAGCGCTGACCGCTCTTGCCATGTCCGGCGCCACCGACGACGACGCCGGCCTGGCCTCCGGACTGTTCAACACCACCCAACAGGTCGGCATGGCCATGGGCGTGGCGGTGCTCTCCACGCTGGCGGCGTCGCGCACCGACGAGATGCTCGCGGCCGGCGCGAATCAGGCCGAGGCGCTGACCGGTGGCTACCACCTGGCCTTCGGCATCGGCGCCGCTCTACTGGCCACCGCCCTGACCATCGCCCTGACCGTGCTGCGCCGCCCCACCCCCACCCCTGGCCCCAGCCCTCGGGAACGGGAATCCGCCACGCAGACCACGGCCAGCGAGACAACAGAGCGGTGA
- a CDS encoding lysylphosphatidylglycerol synthase transmembrane domain-containing protein, whose product MQQGGPKPANSAAALEEIRPAARRPLDLLIAIGSALLVAVVLLLVWIVTDTDAAETTDPDELRALVPPSLLGLLVGIANLTVIVLVSITALEVLIRREFRQVVRGLVAGALGYGLTGAVNAAVLAASAPAGPPEVLAGAGSGGVFTALLHGYLAAAIGYVRAMPLGHLPRVRVVMWSGIAITAASVLLAGVTTSLALVLTVLVGWTCASVARYVVGLSMPVPATDRLIRELRRFDLEPLNLTSQGSDADGNQRFVADTVDQRLDIVLLRADDTAGVWKRLMGVLLLRTPVAPPIQFGLHRRVEHTALMHFAARAAGAAVPGILAVTELGAGTVALVREHVRVRRLSDLDAEELTSGLLDRAWGDLDRLHRHRIVHGNLTGATVGIRLDGRVAFTDLSNGSIAAAPLRASLDVAALLTALAVRVGEERAVRSAVRALGVEAVAGALPFLQPAGMPQALRAELREHPELLGAVRGRITAVAPEAPARPAKLERMQPRTVVSAAAATVVGIVLAYQLVDVDFSTVREADLGWATASLVVSVLCMPAAAMALMGFVPIRLPFWPTVLAQFAVSFVRIAAPAGVGMVALNTRYVTKMGASGGLALSAVGLSQAVGLLMHVPMMLVFAYLTGSAHFADFSPPLTLLVVSAVLSVAVAAVLLLPALRRAVLDRLRPYFRGVLPQFLDLLQNPRRLAMGFGGTILLTAGFILCLQFSVLAFGGSASLAAVAVVFLAGNALGSAAPTPGGLGAVEAALLGGLTAVAGLPAAIALPAVLLFRVLTFWFPALPGWGAFHYLQRRAAI is encoded by the coding sequence GTGCAACAAGGAGGACCCAAACCCGCGAACAGCGCGGCGGCGCTGGAGGAGATCCGCCCGGCGGCCCGACGACCGCTGGACCTGCTGATCGCCATCGGAAGTGCACTGTTGGTGGCCGTGGTGCTACTTCTTGTGTGGATCGTCACCGACACTGACGCCGCCGAAACCACCGACCCGGACGAGCTCCGCGCGCTGGTGCCCCCCTCACTGCTCGGACTGCTCGTCGGGATCGCTAACCTCACGGTGATCGTTCTGGTCAGCATCACCGCCCTGGAGGTCCTCATCCGCCGCGAGTTCCGCCAGGTCGTGCGCGGACTCGTCGCGGGCGCTCTGGGGTACGGGCTGACCGGGGCGGTCAACGCGGCCGTGCTCGCGGCCTCGGCGCCCGCGGGCCCGCCCGAGGTGCTGGCGGGCGCCGGCTCCGGTGGGGTGTTCACCGCGCTGTTGCACGGCTACCTGGCGGCCGCCATCGGCTACGTACGCGCCATGCCGTTGGGACACCTCCCGCGGGTGCGGGTGGTCATGTGGTCGGGGATCGCCATCACCGCGGCCTCGGTGCTGCTGGCGGGGGTGACGACCTCGCTCGCGCTGGTACTGACCGTGCTGGTGGGCTGGACGTGCGCCTCTGTGGCCCGCTATGTGGTCGGCCTGTCGATGCCGGTCCCGGCCACCGACCGCCTCATTCGGGAGCTGCGCCGTTTCGACCTGGAGCCGCTGAACCTGACCTCCCAGGGCAGCGACGCCGACGGCAACCAGCGGTTCGTCGCCGACACGGTCGACCAGCGCCTCGATATCGTGCTCCTGCGCGCCGATGACACCGCGGGCGTGTGGAAGCGCCTGATGGGGGTGCTGCTACTGCGCACCCCGGTTGCCCCGCCGATCCAGTTCGGGCTGCACCGCAGGGTCGAGCACACCGCCCTGATGCACTTCGCCGCGCGCGCGGCGGGCGCGGCGGTGCCCGGGATCCTGGCCGTCACCGAGCTCGGCGCCGGAACGGTCGCCCTGGTGCGCGAGCACGTCCGGGTACGCAGGCTCAGCGACCTGGACGCGGAGGAGCTCACCAGCGGGCTGCTGGACCGCGCGTGGGGCGATCTCGACCGGCTGCACCGCCACCGCATTGTGCATGGCAACCTCACCGGCGCGACGGTTGGCATCCGGCTGGACGGCCGGGTCGCCTTTACGGACCTGTCGAACGGCAGTATCGCCGCGGCGCCCCTGCGGGCGTCGCTGGATGTCGCCGCGCTGCTGACGGCGCTGGCTGTGCGCGTGGGGGAGGAGCGCGCGGTGCGCTCGGCGGTGCGGGCGCTGGGTGTGGAGGCGGTGGCCGGTGCGCTGCCGTTCCTGCAGCCGGCCGGGATGCCGCAGGCGCTGCGTGCCGAGTTGCGGGAACACCCTGAGCTGCTGGGCGCTGTCCGCGGGCGGATCACCGCCGTCGCGCCGGAGGCGCCGGCCCGCCCGGCGAAGCTGGAACGCATGCAGCCGCGGACCGTGGTCAGTGCCGCCGCCGCCACCGTGGTCGGCATCGTGCTGGCGTACCAGCTTGTCGACGTCGACTTCTCCACGGTCCGGGAGGCGGACCTGGGATGGGCGACGGCGTCCCTGGTGGTGTCGGTGCTGTGCATGCCGGCCGCGGCGATGGCGCTCATGGGGTTCGTGCCCATCAGGCTGCCGTTCTGGCCGACGGTGCTGGCGCAGTTCGCGGTGTCCTTCGTTCGCATCGCGGCGCCGGCGGGCGTGGGCATGGTGGCCCTCAACACGCGCTATGTGACGAAGATGGGTGCCTCGGGTGGACTCGCGTTGTCCGCGGTCGGGTTGTCCCAGGCTGTCGGGTTGCTCATGCATGTACCGATGATGCTGGTCTTCGCCTATCTCACGGGCTCGGCCCACTTCGCGGACTTCTCCCCGCCGCTGACCCTGCTCGTGGTGAGCGCGGTGCTCTCCGTGGCGGTCGCTGCGGTCCTGCTGCTTCCCGCGCTGCGCCGGGCCGTGCTGGACCGGCTGCGTCCCTACTTCCGGGGGGTGCTGCCGCAGTTCCTGGACTTGTTGCAGAACCCGCGCCGACTGGCGATGGGGTTCGGTGGCACGATCCTGCTCACCGCCGGGTTCATTCTCTGCTTGCAGTTCTCGGTGCTCGCGTTTGGCGGGTCGGCGAGCCTGGCGGCGGTGGCGGTGGTGTTCCTCGCGGGCAACGCCCTGGGGTCGGCAGCGCCCACCCCGGGCGGGTTGGGCGCGGTGGAGGCGGCGCTGCTCGGTGGTCTGACCGCCGTCGCGGGACTTCCGGCCGCGATCGCGTTGCCGGCTGTGCTGCTGTTCCGGGTGCTCACCTTCTGGTTCCCCGCGCTGCCGGGTTGGGGGGCGTTCCATTACCTGCAGCGGCGCGCGGCCATCTGA
- a CDS encoding hemolysin family protein: MSDLNPLLALAISAGIIILSAFFVAIEFALVAARRYRLEEAAETSTSARAALKSARDLSLLLAGSQLGITLCTLALGAITKPAVHHLLEPLFSEWLPGPVSAVVSFVLALILVTFLHLVVGEMAPKSWAISHPEKSATLLALPMRFFMWWTRPALVLLNGMANWCLHRVGVSAVDEVATGHGPEDLRELVDHSAKAGALDEDRRDQLATALEVNSRPLREIFTPKEELAGVSPTDSVETIKHVSRESGHLRLVVREHRRPTGVVHVRDALTNTPETTAADLMRPVLTLHVETPIYAALSTMRESRTHLALVENEHGLVGLVTLQDMLDRLLLVEPAA, encoded by the coding sequence GTGAGCGACCTCAACCCGCTGCTCGCGCTCGCCATTTCCGCGGGCATCATCATCCTCAGCGCGTTCTTCGTCGCCATCGAGTTCGCGCTGGTGGCCGCGCGCCGCTACCGGCTGGAAGAGGCCGCCGAGACCAGCACATCGGCACGGGCCGCCCTCAAGAGCGCCCGCGACCTGTCCCTGCTGCTCGCCGGATCCCAACTGGGCATCACCCTGTGCACCCTGGCCCTGGGCGCCATCACCAAACCAGCCGTGCACCACCTACTGGAACCCCTCTTCAGCGAGTGGCTGCCCGGCCCCGTCTCCGCCGTCGTCTCCTTCGTCCTCGCCCTGATCCTGGTCACCTTCCTGCACCTGGTCGTCGGCGAGATGGCCCCCAAGTCCTGGGCGATCTCCCACCCGGAGAAATCCGCCACCCTGCTAGCACTGCCCATGCGGTTCTTCATGTGGTGGACCCGCCCCGCCCTGGTGCTCCTCAACGGCATGGCCAACTGGTGCCTGCACCGCGTGGGCGTGTCCGCCGTCGACGAGGTGGCCACCGGACACGGCCCCGAAGACCTACGCGAACTCGTCGACCACTCCGCCAAAGCCGGCGCGCTCGACGAGGACCGCCGCGACCAACTCGCCACCGCCCTTGAGGTCAACTCCCGCCCCCTGCGCGAGATCTTCACCCCCAAGGAGGAACTCGCCGGCGTCTCCCCCACCGACTCCGTCGAGACCATCAAACACGTCTCCCGCGAGTCAGGCCACCTGCGCCTCGTGGTCCGCGAGCACCGCAGGCCCACCGGCGTCGTACACGTACGCGACGCCCTGACCAACACCCCCGAGACCACCGCCGCCGACCTCATGCGGCCGGTCCTCACCCTGCACGTGGAAACCCCCATCTACGCCGCCCTGAGCACCATGCGCGAGAGCCGCACCCACCTGGCACTGGTCGAGAACGAACACGGCCTGGTGGGCCTGGTCACACTGCAGGACATGCTCGACCGGTTGCTGCTGGTCGAACCCGCCGCCTGA
- a CDS encoding type B 50S ribosomal protein L31 translates to MKPGIHPEYRPVVFRDRAGDFTFLTRSTATSDRTIEWEDGNTYPLIDVDISSASHPFYTGKGRVIDTAGRVERFEQRYGRRRR, encoded by the coding sequence ATGAAACCCGGTATCCATCCCGAGTACCGCCCAGTGGTGTTCCGCGACCGCGCGGGCGACTTCACCTTCCTCACCCGCTCGACCGCGACCAGCGACCGCACGATCGAGTGGGAGGACGGCAACACCTACCCGCTCATCGATGTCGATATCTCCAGTGCGAGTCACCCGTTCTACACCGGCAAGGGCCGAGTCATCGACACCGCCGGACGAGTGGAGCGCTTCGAGCAGCGGTACGGCCGGCGCCGGCGCTGA
- a CDS encoding DMT family transporter: protein MASPRPADRMWAVALAAGLWGTSALMRDPLAQELPAPTIVLYEHAIIALLLIPWIIPAFTALARSGRGTITAMIVVGGGSSALATTLFTMAFATGDPITPQVLQKLQPVLAVLLAVILLGERLTPRFAWFALPALAGAWILAFPDPLNVGIHSATAAALAVGAAALWAAGTVFGRLAGARLAATHVTTLRFSIALPVALVITVATGSPLAVSPAQLPLLLALALIPGLAALALYYWGLARTAASRATLAELAFPLVSAVVGVTILGASLTWSQWAGAALVLASVTAMALSRSRTRPTGVAAPPIRAGAATTS, encoded by the coding sequence GTGGCTAGCCCCCGCCCCGCCGACCGGATGTGGGCGGTCGCCCTCGCCGCCGGGCTGTGGGGAACCTCGGCCCTCATGCGCGACCCCCTGGCCCAGGAACTCCCCGCCCCCACCATCGTGCTCTACGAACACGCCATAATCGCGCTCCTGCTGATCCCCTGGATCATCCCCGCGTTCACGGCACTCGCCCGCTCCGGCCGCGGCACCATCACCGCCATGATCGTGGTCGGAGGCGGCTCCTCCGCGCTCGCCACCACCCTGTTCACCATGGCCTTCGCCACCGGCGACCCCATCACCCCGCAGGTACTGCAGAAACTGCAACCCGTCCTTGCGGTCCTGCTCGCCGTCATCCTGCTCGGCGAACGCCTCACCCCGCGCTTCGCCTGGTTCGCGCTGCCCGCCCTGGCCGGCGCCTGGATCCTCGCCTTCCCGGACCCGCTGAACGTGGGCATACACAGCGCCACAGCCGCCGCGCTCGCCGTCGGCGCCGCCGCACTGTGGGCAGCCGGCACCGTGTTCGGCCGGCTCGCCGGCGCACGGCTGGCCGCCACCCACGTCACCACCCTCCGCTTCAGCATCGCGCTGCCAGTAGCCCTGGTCATCACCGTGGCCACGGGGTCCCCACTGGCCGTCTCCCCCGCCCAGCTCCCCCTGCTCCTGGCGCTTGCCCTCATCCCCGGCCTCGCCGCCCTCGCCCTGTACTACTGGGGCCTGGCGCGCACCGCAGCGAGCCGGGCCACCCTCGCCGAACTCGCGTTCCCGCTGGTATCGGCCGTCGTCGGGGTCACCATCCTCGGGGCGTCGCTGACCTGGAGCCAATGGGCCGGCGCGGCACTCGTACTGGCCTCGGTCACAGCGATGGCGCTGAGCCGTTCACGCACCCGGCCAACAGGGGTGGCCGCCCCACCCATCCGCGCCGGCGCAGCCACCACGAGCTAA
- a CDS encoding organic hydroperoxide resistance protein, giving the protein MNVLYTAKASVSGEGRKGYGRTDDDRLNVELSVPKGVGGDDGPGTNPEQLFAVGYGACFHGALKKVARESKASVEGSTIDTRVSLGSGESGLNIAVEMDVTIPGVEQAEAERLVAAAHEVCPYSNATRGNIDVTLNARTA; this is encoded by the coding sequence ATGAACGTGCTGTACACCGCGAAGGCCAGTGTCAGCGGCGAGGGCCGCAAGGGGTACGGCCGCACCGATGACGACCGGCTCAACGTCGAGCTGTCCGTTCCCAAGGGCGTGGGCGGCGACGACGGGCCGGGCACCAACCCCGAGCAGTTGTTCGCCGTGGGTTACGGCGCCTGCTTCCACGGTGCGCTGAAGAAGGTGGCGCGCGAGTCGAAGGCCAGTGTCGAGGGTTCCACGATCGACACGCGGGTGAGCCTGGGCTCCGGCGAGAGTGGCCTGAACATCGCCGTGGAGATGGATGTCACCATCCCGGGTGTGGAGCAGGCCGAGGCTGAGCGGCTTGTGGCGGCCGCGCACGAAGTGTGCCCCTACTCCAACGCCACAAGGGGAAACATCGATGTGACGCTGAACGCGCGCACCGCCTGA